A region from the Eptesicus fuscus isolate TK198812 chromosome 1, DD_ASM_mEF_20220401, whole genome shotgun sequence genome encodes:
- the MCTS1 gene encoding malignant T-cell-amplified sequence 1 isoform X1 produces MGKGRFDEKENVSNCIQLKTSVIKGIKNQLIEQFPGIEPWLNQIMPKKDPVKIVRCHEHIEILTVNGELLFFRQREGPFYPTLRLLHKYPFILPHQQVDKGAIKFVLSGANIMCPGLTSPGAKLYPAAVDTIVAIMAEGKQHALCVGVMKMSAEDIEKVNKGIGIENIHYLNDGLWHMKTYK; encoded by the exons ATGGGCAAAGGAAG atttgatgaaaaagaaaatgtgtccaATTGCATCCAGTTGAAAACCTCAGTTATAAAGGGCATTAAGAACCAATTGATAGAGCAATTTCCAGGTATTGAACCATGGCTTAATCAAATCATGCCTAAGAAAGATCCTGTCAAAATAGTGCGATG CCATGAACATATAGAAATCCTTACAGTAAATGGAGAGTTACTATTTTTTAGACAAAGAGAAGGACCTTTTTATCCAACCCTAAGATTACTTCACAAAT atcCCTTTATCTTGCCACACCAACAGGTTGATAAAGGAGCCATCAAATTTGTACTCAGTGGAGCAAATATCATGTGTCCAGGCTTAACTTCTCCTGGAGCTAAACTTTACCCTGCTGCAGTAGATACGATTGTT GCCATCATGGCAGAAGGAAAACAGCATGCTCTGTGTGTTGGGGTCATGAAGATGTCTGCAGAAGATAT TGAGAAAGTCAACAAAGGAATTGGCATTGAAAATATCCATTATTTAAATGATGGGCTGTGGCATATGAAGACATATAAATGA
- the MCTS1 gene encoding malignant T-cell-amplified sequence 1 isoform X2 produces MFKKFDEKENVSNCIQLKTSVIKGIKNQLIEQFPGIEPWLNQIMPKKDPVKIVRCHEHIEILTVNGELLFFRQREGPFYPTLRLLHKYPFILPHQQVDKGAIKFVLSGANIMCPGLTSPGAKLYPAAVDTIVAIMAEGKQHALCVGVMKMSAEDIEKVNKGIGIENIHYLNDGLWHMKTYK; encoded by the exons ATGTTCAAGAA atttgatgaaaaagaaaatgtgtccaATTGCATCCAGTTGAAAACCTCAGTTATAAAGGGCATTAAGAACCAATTGATAGAGCAATTTCCAGGTATTGAACCATGGCTTAATCAAATCATGCCTAAGAAAGATCCTGTCAAAATAGTGCGATG CCATGAACATATAGAAATCCTTACAGTAAATGGAGAGTTACTATTTTTTAGACAAAGAGAAGGACCTTTTTATCCAACCCTAAGATTACTTCACAAAT atcCCTTTATCTTGCCACACCAACAGGTTGATAAAGGAGCCATCAAATTTGTACTCAGTGGAGCAAATATCATGTGTCCAGGCTTAACTTCTCCTGGAGCTAAACTTTACCCTGCTGCAGTAGATACGATTGTT GCCATCATGGCAGAAGGAAAACAGCATGCTCTGTGTGTTGGGGTCATGAAGATGTCTGCAGAAGATAT TGAGAAAGTCAACAAAGGAATTGGCATTGAAAATATCCATTATTTAAATGATGGGCTGTGGCATATGAAGACATATAAATGA